One genomic segment of Catalinimonas alkaloidigena includes these proteins:
- a CDS encoding ABC transporter permease — protein MIKNYLHLALRNFRKHKAFTLINLLGLSIGLSVCYFAWTYVQFELSYDSYHAKADRIYRLVTDVKTSKGIDYQSTSAPMAPALEETFPEVESATRLLLDYLLVQQRQHNFSEEKVAYADSSLFSVFTFPFLIGNPQQALNAPFTIVLTETTAHKYFGSNDCLGKTLLIDGKHAATVTGVMQDIPANSHFRVDMLVSMSTLLQEWNPSMADNWKRFGFYTYLLLANDYAPAHLAEKLPSFVGEHMPQDQIGYSLSLEPLKSVYLQAKPRGHRAGSSVSGNKKNLYTFTLVALFVLFIASFNFVNLSTAVSMQRSREVGVRKVLGASRKELITQFLTDAVLLSLTAFFLSLLLCMIFLPIFNQLSGKIINNSIFEPINYLGLLFLLALVLGLLSGLYPALFLSGFQPLSSLKGKLVSGSQGTLLRKTLVTCQFFVSVVLIMATLVIYHQLHFMQNQELGFHKRHKLVIDFHFDEQVKDRIETIKQELLRIPGIESATVSSSLPGRANHQLITSLENADHEEYELRLDAYFVDRDFLEQYQIEVIAGQAFSDITAPNSKQAMMINASAAKILGYVNPADAVGKSFRQGEQEGTIIGVVNDFHFHSFQKEIQPLTLRNSPGFLTFLTVQLSPERLRSTLVNLEHKWADLADIPFSYFFADEAYDALYKAEEHFGKLFVCFATLAVLISCLGLLGLSAFGTAQRTQEIGLRKVLGATVGSILFLLSKDYIKLILIACIIALPIANYFITDWLQSFAYRVDISWWWFVLPTLIILFIAFLSISGQTFKAAKQNPVDSLRYE, from the coding sequence ATGATAAAGAACTACCTCCATCTCGCCCTCCGCAACTTCCGAAAGCACAAAGCTTTTACGCTCATCAATCTGCTGGGGCTGTCTATAGGTTTGAGTGTATGCTATTTTGCATGGACCTATGTACAGTTTGAGTTGAGTTATGATAGTTATCATGCAAAAGCTGACCGTATTTACCGCCTGGTCACTGATGTAAAAACTTCCAAAGGCATAGACTATCAGAGTACCTCCGCCCCTATGGCACCAGCTTTAGAAGAGACCTTTCCTGAAGTGGAGTCTGCCACAAGACTTCTGCTGGACTACCTGCTTGTCCAGCAAAGGCAGCACAATTTTAGTGAAGAAAAAGTAGCTTATGCTGACTCTTCTTTGTTTTCGGTCTTTACCTTTCCCTTTCTCATCGGTAATCCTCAACAAGCGCTGAATGCTCCCTTTACCATCGTTCTGACTGAAACTACCGCTCATAAGTATTTTGGCTCTAACGATTGTCTGGGTAAAACGCTGCTCATAGATGGGAAACACGCTGCTACTGTCACAGGAGTGATGCAGGATATACCTGCCAACTCTCATTTTCGGGTAGATATGCTGGTTTCCATGTCTACGCTCTTGCAGGAATGGAACCCTTCTATGGCAGATAACTGGAAAAGGTTTGGCTTCTACACCTACCTGTTGTTAGCGAATGATTATGCTCCTGCTCACCTGGCCGAAAAACTTCCCTCCTTTGTAGGAGAACATATGCCGCAAGATCAGATCGGCTACTCACTTTCTCTGGAGCCACTCAAAAGTGTTTATCTGCAGGCTAAACCCAGAGGACATAGAGCGGGAAGTTCAGTAAGTGGGAACAAAAAAAATCTGTATACTTTCACTTTGGTAGCGTTATTTGTGTTGTTTATTGCTTCTTTCAATTTTGTCAATCTCTCCACGGCTGTTTCCATGCAACGTAGCCGGGAAGTGGGAGTACGAAAAGTGTTGGGTGCCAGCCGAAAAGAGCTGATCACTCAGTTTCTTACCGACGCTGTTTTGCTGAGCCTGACAGCTTTTTTTCTCTCCCTACTGCTATGCATGATATTTCTTCCTATTTTTAATCAGCTATCCGGTAAAATTATCAATAACAGTATTTTTGAGCCTATCAATTACCTTGGCCTGCTTTTTTTACTTGCTCTCGTGCTCGGCCTGCTTTCCGGTTTGTATCCTGCGCTTTTTCTCTCCGGCTTTCAGCCACTGAGCAGTTTAAAAGGCAAATTGGTTTCCGGTTCTCAGGGAACCCTGCTTCGCAAAACATTGGTGACCTGCCAGTTTTTTGTTTCAGTTGTTTTGATAATGGCCACCCTGGTCATTTACCACCAACTACACTTTATGCAAAACCAGGAACTGGGGTTTCACAAAAGACATAAGCTGGTAATAGATTTTCATTTTGATGAGCAGGTAAAGGACCGTATTGAGACGATAAAACAGGAGTTGTTGCGCATCCCCGGCATTGAATCCGCTACAGTTTCCTCAAGCTTACCAGGAAGGGCTAATCATCAACTCATCACCAGCCTGGAAAACGCAGATCATGAAGAATATGAACTTCGTCTGGATGCTTACTTTGTGGATCGTGACTTTTTAGAACAATATCAAATAGAAGTAATTGCCGGCCAGGCGTTCTCAGATATAACCGCACCCAATTCTAAGCAGGCGATGATGATCAATGCGTCAGCCGCGAAGATATTGGGCTATGTCAACCCGGCAGATGCGGTAGGCAAATCATTCCGCCAGGGGGAGCAGGAAGGGACAATCATTGGTGTGGTAAATGATTTTCATTTTCACTCTTTTCAGAAGGAAATTCAGCCGCTCACTTTACGCAATAGCCCCGGCTTCCTTACTTTTCTGACAGTACAACTTTCACCGGAACGTTTGCGATCAACCCTTGTGAATTTAGAACATAAGTGGGCTGATTTGGCAGACATCCCTTTCAGCTACTTTTTTGCGGATGAAGCTTACGACGCGCTTTACAAAGCAGAAGAGCATTTCGGAAAATTATTCGTTTGTTTTGCCACGCTGGCGGTGCTGATATCTTGTCTGGGCCTGCTTGGCTTATCTGCTTTCGGTACTGCCCAACGTACGCAGGAAATCGGCCTCCGCAAAGTACTGGGAGCTACAGTGGGAAGTATCTTGTTTTTACTTTCCAAAGACTATATCAAACTGATACTGATTGCCTGCATCATCGCGCTGCCTATTGCCAACTACTTCATCACCGACTGGCTGCAAAGTTTTGCTTACCGGGTTGATATCAGTTGGTGGTGGTTTGTGCTGCCCACTTTGATTATCCTTTTCATCGCATTTTTATCCATCAGCGGACAGACTTTTAAAGCCGCAAAACAAAATCCGGTGGATAGCCTGCGGTATGAATGA
- the selD gene encoding selenide, water dikinase SelD produces the protein MEQASAQIKLTQYSHGAGCGCKISPKILESMLVSQLHQAPDPRLLVGNSTKDDAAVYDMGNGEAVISTTDFFMPIVDDAFDFGQIASVNAISDIYAMGGAPIMAIAILGWPVNTIPAAVAQQVLEGSRHACAKAGIMLAGGHSIDSPEPIFGLAVTGRIRIENLKKNDSATPGCKLFLTKPLGVGILTTAQKKGLVKEADLALARNSMLTLNNAGEQFATLSYVKAMTDVTGFGLLGHLSEICEGSGVSALVESQRVPRFEVIDQYIAQKSMPGGTQRNFDSYGHKISPLTEGQKALLCDPQTSGGLLVAVEAEQEDNFVQFAQKLGLQLQAFGETVEQRGMLITVS, from the coding sequence ATGGAGCAAGCTTCCGCGCAAATAAAACTTACCCAGTATAGTCACGGAGCAGGATGTGGCTGCAAAATATCGCCAAAAATTCTGGAAAGTATGCTGGTGTCCCAACTGCATCAGGCTCCTGACCCTAGATTACTGGTAGGCAATAGCACCAAAGATGATGCGGCAGTATATGATATGGGCAATGGCGAGGCAGTCATCAGCACCACGGACTTTTTTATGCCCATCGTAGATGATGCTTTTGACTTCGGACAGATTGCTTCTGTTAATGCGATCAGCGATATATATGCGATGGGGGGTGCCCCCATCATGGCCATTGCGATATTGGGCTGGCCTGTCAATACCATCCCGGCAGCGGTGGCCCAGCAGGTGCTGGAAGGTAGCCGCCATGCCTGCGCCAAAGCGGGTATTATGCTGGCGGGCGGCCATAGCATTGACTCTCCCGAACCTATTTTTGGGCTGGCCGTCACCGGCAGGATCAGGATTGAAAACCTGAAAAAGAATGACAGTGCTACACCGGGCTGTAAGCTATTCCTGACTAAGCCACTGGGCGTGGGTATTCTGACGACCGCCCAGAAGAAGGGATTGGTAAAAGAAGCAGACCTGGCATTGGCCAGAAACAGCATGCTTACCCTCAATAATGCCGGGGAACAGTTTGCTACACTTTCCTATGTCAAAGCCATGACCGATGTTACCGGATTTGGGCTGCTGGGCCACCTTAGCGAAATTTGCGAAGGCAGCGGAGTAAGCGCCCTAGTGGAAAGCCAACGTGTACCCCGCTTTGAGGTAATAGACCAGTACATCGCGCAGAAGAGCATGCCCGGCGGGACACAACGCAACTTCGACAGTTACGGTCATAAGATCAGTCCACTTACTGAGGGGCAAAAAGCTTTACTTTGTGACCCCCAGACCAGCGGTGGTTTATTAGTCGCTGTAGAAGCCGAACAGGAAGATAATTTCGTCCAGTTTGCTCAAAAGCTTGGTTTGCAGCTTCAGGCGTTTGGGGAAACGGTAGAACAGAGAGGTATGCTCATCACAGTAAGCTAG
- the mnmH gene encoding tRNA 2-selenouridine(34) synthase MnmH: protein MNKLSATAFLKKSGQLPIIDVRSPAEFASGHIPGAHNIPLFDNRERAVVGTTYKQTGRQEAMLEGLELVGPKMRSFVEATYKIAPDKKLLVHCWRGGMRSESFAWLLETAGMEVITLEGGYKAYRNYVLERLKEPVQLFIVGGETGSGKTDILKALAEQGEQVIDLEALAHHKGSSFGGIGQAIQPTTEQFQNDLFEKWHALDHNRRVWLEDESFSIGGVQLPYELWEQMKAASMIQVSLPKEERIKRLVREYGKQNSIALSRAIHRIEKRLGGLRTQKALEDLEANRLESVADNLLTYYDRSYHRNMDRRPSEQIISLPCSEDDPYANALAVKKVADQITLKTSNQS from the coding sequence ATGAACAAGCTTTCAGCAACAGCATTTCTGAAAAAATCAGGCCAGCTACCTATCATAGATGTCCGCTCTCCGGCAGAGTTTGCCTCCGGCCACATTCCCGGAGCGCATAACATTCCTCTTTTTGATAATCGGGAGCGAGCAGTTGTGGGAACAACTTATAAGCAGACAGGCCGGCAGGAAGCAATGCTGGAAGGGCTTGAGCTGGTGGGGCCAAAGATGCGTTCTTTTGTTGAAGCAACCTATAAAATCGCACCTGACAAAAAACTTTTGGTACACTGCTGGCGAGGAGGCATGCGTAGTGAGAGCTTTGCCTGGCTCCTTGAAACAGCTGGCATGGAAGTCATTACCCTGGAAGGGGGATACAAAGCTTACCGGAATTATGTGCTGGAAAGGTTAAAAGAACCTGTACAGCTTTTCATTGTAGGCGGAGAAACGGGCAGTGGAAAAACAGACATACTCAAAGCATTGGCTGAGCAGGGAGAGCAGGTCATTGACCTGGAAGCACTTGCCCACCACAAAGGTTCTTCCTTCGGGGGAATAGGCCAAGCCATACAGCCTACCACTGAACAGTTTCAGAATGATCTTTTTGAGAAGTGGCATGCATTAGATCATAACAGGCGGGTCTGGCTGGAGGATGAGTCATTCAGCATCGGAGGCGTACAACTTCCCTACGAACTTTGGGAACAGATGAAAGCAGCCAGCATGATACAGGTGAGCCTGCCCAAAGAAGAACGCATTAAGCGCCTGGTTAGAGAATATGGAAAGCAGAACAGCATCGCTTTAAGCAGGGCCATACATAGGATAGAAAAACGACTGGGAGGTTTACGTACCCAGAAGGCTCTGGAGGACCTGGAAGCAAATAGACTAGAATCAGTGGCTGATAACCTCCTCACCTATTATGACCGCAGCTATCACCGAAATATGGACCGCCGACCGTCAGAACAAATTATCTCTTTGCCCTGTAGTGAAGATGATCCTTATGCAAACGCTTTGGCAGTAAAGAAAGTGGCAGATCAAATTACGCTGAAAACTTCAAATCAATCATAA
- a CDS encoding dicarboxylate/amino acid:cation symporter, with amino-acid sequence MKKIPLHTQILIGLVLGLVFGILSIQLGWDPSLTVKYIKPFGTIFVNSLKMIAVPLVLASLIVGISNLGDISKLSRMGGKTIGIYLVTTAIAVTIGLVLVNMLQPGKQLPETTRENLISLYSGDVEARQTVAEGVKDAGPLQPLVDVVPQNVFESFGDNANMLQVVFLALIIGIALLKVPKEKGSTVIAFFDGFNDIIIKIVEFIMILAPYGVFALIASLIVDLGGENPDQAFELLLALLWYSITVIIGLALMVAVVYPSLFKIFTKVPYSKFFKAIRPAQLLAFSTSSSAATLPVTMEVVEKDLEVSEEVASFVLPLGATINMDGTSLYQGVAAVFIAQALGLGLSITQQLMIVLTAVLASIGTAAVPGAGVVMLVIVLEAIGVPTAGIALILAPDRILDMCRTVVNVTGDASVAMIVASTEGKLPDEMIREEVVGATTD; translated from the coding sequence ATGAAAAAAATTCCTTTGCATACTCAGATCCTGATCGGTCTGGTTTTAGGGCTCGTCTTCGGTATTCTGAGCATACAGCTTGGCTGGGACCCCAGCCTTACCGTCAAATATATCAAGCCATTCGGTACTATTTTCGTCAACTCCCTCAAGATGATCGCTGTACCTCTGGTGCTCGCTTCATTGATCGTGGGTATATCCAACCTGGGCGATATCTCCAAACTTTCCCGCATGGGAGGAAAGACCATCGGTATCTACCTGGTGACTACTGCCATAGCCGTTACCATCGGCCTGGTGCTGGTCAACATGTTACAGCCGGGTAAGCAACTTCCGGAAACTACTCGCGAAAACCTGATCTCTCTGTACAGCGGAGATGTAGAAGCACGTCAGACTGTGGCAGAAGGCGTAAAAGATGCCGGGCCGCTGCAACCCCTGGTAGATGTGGTGCCGCAAAATGTATTTGAATCCTTCGGCGACAATGCCAATATGCTGCAGGTGGTGTTTCTGGCACTCATTATAGGCATAGCTTTGCTAAAAGTACCAAAAGAAAAAGGCAGCACGGTTATCGCTTTTTTTGATGGCTTCAATGATATTATCATTAAAATCGTGGAGTTTATCATGATCCTGGCCCCTTATGGTGTATTTGCACTGATCGCTTCGCTTATCGTAGATCTGGGAGGCGAAAATCCTGACCAGGCTTTTGAGCTGTTGCTAGCTTTGCTTTGGTACAGTATCACGGTTATCATTGGTCTTGCACTCATGGTTGCGGTCGTCTACCCTTCTTTATTCAAGATCTTCACTAAAGTTCCCTATTCTAAATTTTTTAAGGCAATACGCCCTGCCCAGTTACTGGCTTTCAGTACCAGTTCCAGTGCCGCCACCCTGCCGGTGACGATGGAGGTGGTAGAGAAAGATCTGGAAGTATCGGAAGAAGTAGCCAGTTTTGTGCTTCCCCTAGGCGCTACCATCAATATGGATGGCACCAGCCTTTACCAGGGTGTAGCTGCTGTTTTTATCGCCCAGGCTCTGGGCCTGGGTCTGTCTATCACCCAACAACTAATGATCGTGCTGACTGCAGTGTTAGCTTCTATAGGTACTGCAGCCGTACCCGGTGCGGGAGTTGTAATGCTGGTCATAGTGCTGGAAGCCATTGGCGTGCCCACCGCAGGCATTGCCCTTATCCTTGCTCCAGACCGTATCCTGGATATGTGTCGTACGGTAGTTAATGTTACCGGTGATGCCTCCGTCGCTATGATTGTAGCCAGCACAGAAGGTAAACTTCCCGATGAAATGATAAGGGAAGAGGTAGTGGGCGCAACCACAGACTAA